Sequence from the Christiangramia fulva genome:
CGGGGGCCGACGTTAACGAAATTTCAAAAGCAATAGGAATGGATTCCCGCATCGGGTCAAAATTCCTTAAGGCTTCTGTTGGTTTTGGAGGTTCCTGCTTTCAAAAAGATATCCTCAACCTGGTATACATTGCCAAATCTTTCGGATTAAATGAAGTGGCCGATTACTGGGAGCAGGTGATCATCATGAATGACTATCAAAAAAGAAGGTTCGCAGCGAACATTGTGAAAACCCTTTTCAATACTGTTTCAGGGAAGAAAATTGCCTTTTTAGGCTGGGCCTTTAAAAAAGATACCAACGATACCCGTGAATCTGCAGCAATCTATGTAGCCGATTACCTGTTGAACGAGCAGGCAGAAGTGGAGGTGTATGATCCAAAAGTGACCGAAGAGCAGATCTATGCCGACCTGGATTACCTGGGCAGCAGGAGCGAAGAAGAGAACAGAAGGTTGCTGAAGGTGATCAAGGATCCTTATGAGGTTTGTAAAGAGGCTCACGGGATCGCTGTGCTCACCGAATGGGACGAATTCAAAACTTACGACTGGCAAAGGATCTATGACTGTATGTTAAAACCGGCTTTTGTCTTTGATGGAAGAAATTTGCTCGATTTACAGAAGTTGGCAAAAATTGGTTTTTCTACTGCCGCTGTGGGTCGACCCATTGTATTGCAGGAAAAAATGGCTGAAGAACCTTCACTAGCTATTTAAAATATTTGAAGGACTTTATAGTAATGCACTTTTTAACCACCCGTCTGGCAAAAATCAAGGATCATCCCAGGTATGACTATGTCTTAGGTTGGGGGAAACTCATAAGTTATACAGGGGGAGCACAAATTCTGGTGCAGGCTGTTGGCTTTTTGAGTGGACTATTGATCATTCGCCTGCTGCCGGTGGAGGAATATGCTTACTACACCCTTGCCAATACTATGTTAGGAACTATGACTTTGTTAGCAGATGGAGGTATAAACGCAGGGGTTTTAGCCGAAGGTTCTAAGGTCTGGAAGGACAAAAACAAGCTTAGTACTGTACTAAAAACAGGTTTGGAATTAAGAAAAAAGTTTGCAATAGTTAGTTTGTTAATATCCTTACCTATTCTTTTTCTATTATTAAGAGATCTTAATGCCGACAACTTAACAACACTGCTTATCATTCTTTCTATTATTCCTGCATTTTTTGCTGCCCTGTCCGACCAATTGCTAGAAATAGTACCCAAATTGCATCAGGAGATAAAGTCGCTCCAAGTAAACCAAGGAATGGTCGCATCCTTAAGATTACTTTTATTAGGACTGTTAATTTTTATCTTTCCATTGACATACGTGGCCATTTTAGCTGCAGGTATATCACGTATGTATGGGAATTACAAATTGAAAAACATTGCAAGTCCTCATTTGGTCAGTCAATCGGAGAAATCTCCCGCGGTTCGCAGAAAGATTTTAAAAGTAGTATACCGAATGTTTCCGGGGGTGCTATATTACTGTTTTTCGGGCCAAATTACTATTTGGATCATTTCGATTTTTGGAACCACATCTTCCTTGGCTGGGATTGGGGCTTTAGGGCGTCTTTCAGTGATGCTTAGTATCTTTACTGTAGCGGCAAATTTACTCATAGTACCACGTTTTGCACGTTTACCTTCGGAACAACATATTTTGAGGAAGCGTTTAGATCAAATAACAATGTGGTTAGTTTTATTGTTTTCTTTTGCTTTGGCATTTGTGTATTTTTTCTCCAAAGCATTCTTATTTCTCTTAGGTGATAGCTATAGAGAGCTGGGCTTTGAACTGACTTTAAGTTTTGCGGGAGCCTGTTTAGCAGCTTTTTCCGCAATTTTATTCAATATAGCTACCTCAAAAGGTTGGGTGCTAAACCCTGCATTTTCCATTTGTGTAGGTATTATTTCTATCATTTTGGGTGTATTTCTATTTGAAATTAGCACACTGAATGGTGTCCTCCTTTATAGTATTTTCATTTCCGGAATCCAGGTTGTCCAGAATGGAGCTTTCTTGTATTATAAAATATTTTCCCTATCCAATCACCATAAAAGTCCTGAGAGGGGAAACTTTTTAAAATAGGGTGATCCTTTAATCAGTAAAATTCTCTTGTAAAAAATGAAGAAGATTCATTTGGTGGACTAAAATAAATGTTTAATTATGAAAGTAGGCTTTTTTACCTTCCTTAAACCTATCATTCCCTTTGATTGGGATCTTTTTTTGACTGGAAAACAAGGTTTAAGTGGAACTGATGGTTCCGTTCTGCGGATTTCCCACAAACTATCAATACGGAATAATGGGTTTGACATTACCCTTTTTACGGATTGCCATTTCCCATCCAACAAAAAGTTGAATATTGTTAGGGCAGATACTTTGTCCCAAGCTATTATAGGTGCTAAAAGATTGAATATTGATTTACTCATATTCATTCACAAACCATACGAAGATTTGGAAGCGGCCTTAGTTCTTGCTGCTAAACTTAATTTGAAAATCAGCGCATGGCTTCAGAACACGCCCCAGGCAGAATTATTGGAACTTTATCAAAAAAATCCTGCTCTTCAATTTTTAATATGTGTAAGTCAGAATCAAGCAGACCATTTTCGACATAAATCTATTTTTAGAAAAGTGGTTGTTCTTCATAATGCCATTGATTTAGACTTCTACCGAAATAAAACCGTAGGCAAAGATTTGAACCAGATCGTCTATGTGGGTGCTGCAACTGAAAATAAGGGGTTACAGTTTTTATTAGCTGTATGGCCTTCGATTTTTCGTGATAATCCAAGTGCAAAGCTCTACATCATTGGTAGTGCCCAGCTTTATTCCAAGAATCAAAAATTGGGGAATCACCTTTTAGGATCGGAAGATTTTGAAGAAAAATATGTTTATCCCATTTATGGTAAGAGTGATCAGGCTTTAGCAAATTTTAATATAAGAGTTTTAGGGGTTCTTGGACCTGTCGAGATGAATAAATTTATTAAAAGGAGTTTGCTAGGAGTCGTAAATCCATCCTACAATTATAATTTCTCTGCTGAAACTTTTTGTGTTAGTGCGGTCGAGATACAAGCCTGCCAAACTGCTGTTATAGGGGGGAATGTTGGTGGATTGAGGGAAACTGTGTTAAATAAAAGAACAGGATTTTTGGTCAACTCTCAAAACGATCTTAGGGAGAAAATAAATAAGTTGCTAAAAAATCCCAAAAAAGCTTTAGACTTTGGTAAAAATGGAGAAATCTATTCCAAATCTTTCGGTATTAATGAATTAATTCTCAATTGGGAGGAATTTTTATTGAATGTAGAAGCGGATATACACATTTCACAAAAGCCATTAAAATGGCTCAATTCGGAAAAGAAAGTTTGGGTCAAAGAAATAATAAGAATGTTGAAGCATTAGCTCCCAACTTTTTTATCATTATAGATAATTTTTTGAAGAACTTTCATTACAAGAATAGAATGTTTGGAACAGTAGAGGAAAATTATTTTGCCATTTCAATAGCTCTAAAAAAAGTCGAAATTGTTAGGCTATAATGCTATGAAAGTTTATTTATTATCTGCCTATCCATTAGGCGGAGAAAACATTACAGTAAATCATGTCAAGGAATCGGCTTTAATGGATCCCTTTGGTGTTCACGAATTGGTCGACGATCCAAAGAACGCGGATCTTATAATATTTGTTGAAAATCATCCTGGTTGTGACCCTTATTTCTTTAATGTCCTAAAGAATTCAGTTTACAGAGTATACAAAGAAAAATGCGTTCTTTATCATGATAATGATCGTAGTTTGACATTTTTACCCACAATTAGTCCATCATTAGAAAAAAGCTATTTTAATCAAAATCTACACCGCCCATTCCCTTATATAACACAATTATCAAGAAACCCTTATATCAAGCACTTATACAAAAATCAGGAGGAAAAGATATATCTCTTTTCATTTATTGGAGCTAGTAGAACTCATACGGTAAGAAAAAAAATCTTTAAAATTAACTATGAAAGATGTTACTTAAAGGATACATCAGACAAAAATTCATGGCAACTGAAAAATGAGGAAAAGGATTATTACTTTAAAAAGTATGCTGAGATCTGTCAGAAAAGCAAATTCATACTCTGTCCCAGAGGTATCGGCCCGAATTCATATCGACTTTATGAAAGTATGGAAGCAGGTGTTGCACCTGTTATAATTTCTGATGATTGGATTCCCTCTCAAGGGCCGAAATGGAAGGAATTCTCGATTCAAGTAAGAGAAAGTGATGTGTCCCGGATAGAAGAAATTCTTTTAGAAAAAGAAGTTGATTACAAAGCTTTAGGTTTAAAGGCACGGGAGGTTTGGGAGGATTATTTTTCTAAGGATAAGCAATTTCATTACTTGGTGGAAACGGCATACCAACTTCAGTCGGAAAAGGGTAAAAAAAAATTTTTACGGCAATATATAAGGTTTACAAAATCTAGTTTTCATTTGAGAAATCTAATACGTTTTACAGTAAAAAAAATGTTTTTAGGATTAGAATCATTGTGGGGGCTTTCGAAATGTTAAGATAAAATTACGCATTAAAGATTTAAGGTAACCTCTGCAAAAGAATTGGATGATAAAAAATAAGATTATTTTCATTTGTGGCTCTCTTGAACCGGGAAAAGATGGGGTAGGGGATTATACCCGCCGTCTTGGGGGAGAATTAATTAGGCAGGACCATCAGATCCAAATTCTTGGACTTTTCGATAAAGAAGTTAAAAGCGCAGGAATAGAAATTCAATGCGATGCAGGGGTGGCTATAAAATGTTTGAGAATACCTTTGAAATATCCAGCCTCCAGTCGTTATTCATTAGCAAAAGCGTTTATTGATGAATATAATCCTAAGTGTTTAAGTCTCCAATTCGTGTCCTACTCCTTTCACAAAAGAGGTTTACCTTTTGGGTTGGCCGAAAATCTCAAATCCTTTGGGAAAAACTTAAAGTGGCACTTGATGTTTCACGAATTGTGGATTGGACATAATTTTTCCGATGGTATTAATGATTATTTAATTGGATATATTCAAAAGAATATAATTAAAAAAATAATATTTCAATTAAGTCCGATTGTAGTTCATACTACTACTAAGTACTACCAGTCAATCTTGAGTCAGAATAATATACAGGCACAGGTTCTACCGGTATTTAGCAACCTCGGTAGAGGCAAAGGAAACAATAAAATATTATTTAACTATTTACCCGACCAGATAAGAGATAATAGAGATTCGTTTTTGTGGTGTTGTTTATTTGGTAGAATAGGATCTATAACAGAATCTGTTGAAAAAAGTTTGAAGCAGTTGAAAACCATTTCATCTATGGTTGGAAAGAAATTGTGTATAATACACGTTGGGATAAACAGTAAAAAAAACTCTTTTTCAGATTTTTTAAAAACTGAAGACATTGATTTTTTTGAGTTAGGATTTCGTGCAGAGGAGGAAATAGTTATGCTCTTTAGTAAATGTGATATAGGTCTCACAACATATTCTATTTCATTGGCAAGTAAAAGTGGAAGCATTTCTGCAATGCTTTATAATGATCTACCTGTATGTGTTCTAAATCAAGGATGTACGAGCCAAGAGACTCCTTTTCTAAAACATGTTAATAACTTAGAATTAAATTCATTTTTGAATCAAAAGAGAGATTTTTTTAAAAACTTTTCTGCAGAAGCATCTGCAAAAAACCTCAGCAAAGAATTAAATATAAAATCATAAAATTCATGTCCAAACAATTTGCAACTCTGCTAGGAAAAAGGAATCTCGAATTCTCCATCACATGTCTAAAAAGTTTCTTATATCATTGTCAAGATACTATAGATTTAACGATATATGAAGATGGAACTCTTGATGCTGAAGCTGCCGAGAGACTATCTCAAGAATTACCCGGGTGCAAAATTTCTTTTAAGAAAAACAGGAATGAAGTTGTCAAAGAAAAACTCCAGAATTTTCCTTTGTCAAATAAATATCGGGAGTTTAGTCCCCTTGCCCTAAAGCTTCTAGATGTAGCCTTAACAGAAGAAGGCGACCATCTTCTGTTTCTTGATAGTGACATCTTTTTTATAAATGATTTTACTATAGGTGATTTGCCTGCGTTACCTGCATTTATGCGTGATAGTAGAAATGCTTACTCTTTTGGCTTAGCCGAATGTAAAAACTTTCCCTCGATTTATCCAAGAATAAATACAGGTTTTTTTTATTTCCCTTTAAAGTTCTTTAGCCTAGAAATGATAGAGGAAGTTTTAGAAAGGAAAATATTAAATAAAACGATCTATCAGATTTGTTGGCTTGAGCAAACGTTGTGGGCACTTTTAGCAGGAAAGAATGACCAGGTTCTATATTTTAATGATTCTAAACTAGTTATGGCCGGAGAAAAAATCAATTTAGGTCAAGAAGCTGTCGGCGTCCACTTGGTTTCCACCTATCGCCATCAATTAAATTTAGTAATGCAGGCCAAAAAAGAATTACCGCGAGATATTACAATAGAGTTGGATTTTTTTTCTGAAAAAAAACACTTATCCTTAAAAGAGTTTTATTGGGAAAAAGTTAGTGGAGGCCTGCTGAAAAGAATTCGAAATTAATAATTGGGATAGGTGCAATGAAAATTCTTCTTATTTCACATGGGTTTTCTCCAGATATTGGTGGTATAGAAACTCATACTCAAACTTTAGCTCAACACTTTGTAGAATTG
This genomic interval carries:
- a CDS encoding polysaccharide biosynthesis protein, with protein sequence MKDFIVMHFLTTRLAKIKDHPRYDYVLGWGKLISYTGGAQILVQAVGFLSGLLIIRLLPVEEYAYYTLANTMLGTMTLLADGGINAGVLAEGSKVWKDKNKLSTVLKTGLELRKKFAIVSLLISLPILFLLLRDLNADNLTTLLIILSIIPAFFAALSDQLLEIVPKLHQEIKSLQVNQGMVASLRLLLLGLLIFIFPLTYVAILAAGISRMYGNYKLKNIASPHLVSQSEKSPAVRRKILKVVYRMFPGVLYYCFSGQITIWIISIFGTTSSLAGIGALGRLSVMLSIFTVAANLLIVPRFARLPSEQHILRKRLDQITMWLVLLFSFALAFVYFFSKAFLFLLGDSYRELGFELTLSFAGACLAAFSAILFNIATSKGWVLNPAFSICVGIISIILGVFLFEISTLNGVLLYSIFISGIQVVQNGAFLYYKIFSLSNHHKSPERGNFLK
- a CDS encoding glycosyltransferase family 4 protein, whose protein sequence is MKVGFFTFLKPIIPFDWDLFLTGKQGLSGTDGSVLRISHKLSIRNNGFDITLFTDCHFPSNKKLNIVRADTLSQAIIGAKRLNIDLLIFIHKPYEDLEAALVLAAKLNLKISAWLQNTPQAELLELYQKNPALQFLICVSQNQADHFRHKSIFRKVVVLHNAIDLDFYRNKTVGKDLNQIVYVGAATENKGLQFLLAVWPSIFRDNPSAKLYIIGSAQLYSKNQKLGNHLLGSEDFEEKYVYPIYGKSDQALANFNIRVLGVLGPVEMNKFIKRSLLGVVNPSYNYNFSAETFCVSAVEIQACQTAVIGGNVGGLRETVLNKRTGFLVNSQNDLREKINKLLKNPKKALDFGKNGEIYSKSFGINELILNWEEFLLNVEADIHISQKPLKWLNSEKKVWVKEIIRMLKH
- a CDS encoding exostosin domain-containing protein, whose amino-acid sequence is MLGYNAMKVYLLSAYPLGGENITVNHVKESALMDPFGVHELVDDPKNADLIIFVENHPGCDPYFFNVLKNSVYRVYKEKCVLYHDNDRSLTFLPTISPSLEKSYFNQNLHRPFPYITQLSRNPYIKHLYKNQEEKIYLFSFIGASRTHTVRKKIFKINYERCYLKDTSDKNSWQLKNEEKDYYFKKYAEICQKSKFILCPRGIGPNSYRLYESMEAGVAPVIISDDWIPSQGPKWKEFSIQVRESDVSRIEEILLEKEVDYKALGLKAREVWEDYFSKDKQFHYLVETAYQLQSEKGKKKFLRQYIRFTKSSFHLRNLIRFTVKKMFLGLESLWGLSKC